The DNA sequence ACCGCGGTCTTCTCATTAGTTAAATCAGCCGCCGGTTATTAATCCGCAACAACAGAATAACGCGGGGACAATACCGGAAACGGTGTTGTCCCCCGCGCCCTGAGCAAGGAAAAATTATGCGTCATATCTTTATTCTTCTGGGGTTGCTGAGCGCCCCCATGCTAAGCAGTGCCAGTGAATTACCACCGGTAGATGCCATTATTCACTACACCACCACCGAAACCACGGAAGAAGGCGTCGTTAAGACGCTGCGCTATCAGGACCGCTGGATCCGGGATGGCCAGACCATCTGGAGTGAGCGGCTGATCCCGGCAGGCATCCGCACCGAGGCAGAACACAATGAGCATAATGAAATGCAGGCGCCGCATGATCATTTCAATTATCAGACATCGGCACAATGGCTGACCCATAATGCCGATGGCTCTCTGACCCTGAACTATGTCGATCCGGTCCATAAAGCGATTGTGTATTACCCGCCGGGTGAATACGGACAGGCCAATTTTGTGCCGGACTGGACACTGCATGCGCACATCTTTAAACCGGCCGCGCTGCAGAAAATGACCCGGCTGGATAAACCCGCTCCCGCCGGTGCGACCTGGTATAAGCAGGAAAACAAAGAAACCGAACTGACGCTATTGTGGTCAGACACGTTGCAGATCCCGCTGTCGCTGGAGAAGAAAGCCAAAAATGGTTTCCATCATTACCAGATGCAGATTGAACCCGCAAAGCAGGCCGCAACGCCACGCCCCTGGCTGACCCTGGCCAAATATGAGAAAAAAGAAGTCAGCGATTTCCTCGACTGATCCCCGTGTTCCCGGCTCGGCATCTGAGCCGGGAGACTCAGAAACGCTGTGTTTTCAGCCGCTGAAACAACCGGTCCATCGCCCGGTAGCCCAATGCCTCGATCAGATGCTGGCGCTGGATCTGCGGCTCGCCGGCAATATCGGCAATGGTGCGTGAGACCTTCAGCAGCTTGTGCCACGCCCGCAACGACAAACCTAACTTGTGAATGGCATTTTCCAAAAACTGCGCGTCTTCGGTGAGCAGAGCACAATCCCGCTCAATCTCGCGGCTCTCCAGCATCGCATTCAGTTTCCCGCTGCGGGCGAACTGCCGCTCGCGGGTTGCCATCACCCGCGCCCGGATGTCCGCGCTGCTTTCGCCGCGTTCCGCTTTCTGGCTCAGACTGCCTTTCGGCAACAGCGGGATTTCCACCGTCAAATCAAAGCGATCGAGAAACGGGCCGGAGAGTTTGCCCAGATAACGCAGCACCTGTTCGGGGCTGGCCCGCTGCTGGTCATCCAGATGCCCGCACGGGCTCGGATTCATCGCGGCAATCAGCTGAAAACGCGACGGAAACTCCATCTGCCGGGCGGCGCGGGAGATGGTGATATGTCCGGTCTCCAGTGGCTCACGCAGGGAATCCAGTGTTCTGCGTTCAAACTCCGTGAGTTCATCCATAAACAACACCCCGTTATGTGCCAGCGAAATCTCGCCGGGACGGGGTTTACTGCCGCCACCCACCAGCGCCACGGAAGAAGCACTGTGATGCGGTGAGCGGAACGGCCGGAGTTTCCAGTTCACCTTGCCGGGGTTAAGACCGCCAATCGAATGCAGGGCCGCGGTTTGCTGCGCCTCTTCATCGCTCATTTCCGGCAAAATACCGGGCAGACGGCTCGCCAGCATACTTTTCCCGGTACCCGGCGGCCCCATAAACAGCAGATGATGTTGCCCGCTGGCCGCAATCTCCAGCGCCCGTTTTCCGGTCTGCTGACCAATCACATCCTGCAGATCTGCCACCGGCGTTAAGTCCGCTTCACCGGCCACACTTTCGGCTACCGGCAACGCCTGTTCTCCGGCCAGCCAGCCACAAACCTGCAGCAAGGAATCACTCAGATATGCCCGGTATTGCTGGATCAGGCTGGCTTCCGCGCCATTCATGCGCGGTACCACCAGTGTGCGCCCGGCCCGTCCGGCAGCCAATACCGCCGGCAACACACCTAACACCGAACGCACATCGCCGGTTAATGCCAGTTCACCTAAAAACTCATACTCCGCCAGTAACTGATCCGGGATCTGCCCGGAAGCCGCCAGAATGCCCAGCGCAATCGCCAGATCGAACCGACCGCCCTCCTTTGGTAAATCGGCCGGCGCCAGGTTGACGGTGATGCGTTTGGCGGGAAACTCGAAATTGCCGTTGATCAGCGCGCTGCGCACCCGATCACGCGATTCCTTCACCGACGCTTCCGGCAATCCGACCATATTAAACGCCGGTAAACCATTACTGAGATGAACTTCGACAGAAACTAAAGGGGCATCAATGCCCAGACTGGCACGGCTATAGACAACGGCAAGTGACATGCAAAACTCCGGATGCGATTTTGCTCTGACACTAACCAACGGCTGCCATGAAAAACAGCCGTCAGATTTGGCGGGAGTTCGGAACTACAACCAATCAAAGATGACCCAATACCATCGAATAATGGCTATTAGGCCAATATCTGGCCCGAGGCATTGTCTCCATAATAACCAACATCATCGATATGAAATAAACCGGAGACAAAGATGCAACTCAGAAAAATGGCCTATGTATTCATGGCATTCGCAACCCATCTAACTGCTGCAAACTCATTTGCGGCTGAATCAGTTAAAACGATGACCGGCACAAATTATTCGGCGGTGCAATTACAAGAAATCCGTAATGCGACGGTGAAAATCACTTATGCCGATACCACGTTTTTAATTGACCCGATGCTGTCAAAGAAAGGAACGTATCCAGGATTTGAAAACACCTATCGCAGTGAATTGAGAAATCCGTTAGTTGAACTCCCCATGTCAGAAGATGATGTTCTTAACGGTGTGGATGCGGTAATTGTGACGCATACCCACTTAGATCATTGGGATGATGCAGCACAGAAACTCATTCCTAAAAACATGCCGCTATTTGCTCAGAATCAGTCTGATGCAGACATTATTCGCAAACAAGGGTTCAAGAATGTTCGCATTCTCGATAGTCATACCGTATTTGGTGGTGTCACGCTCAGTAAGATCGGTGGGCAGCATGGCACTGATAAAATGTATGCAACGCCGATGATTGCTCAATTGCTTGGCGAAGCAATGGGCGTGGTATTCCAATCACCTCAGCATAAAACTTTATATTTAGCGGGTGATACCATTTGGCGTCCTGAAGTGGATCAGGCACTGGAGCAATTCAAGCCAGAAATCATTGTGCTGAATGCCGGATATGCCCGAATTTCCGGATTTGATAATTCAATTATCATGGGTAAAAACGATGTTCTGAAAACGTCAAAGCTGATGCCAAAATCGAAGGTGGTTGCAGTACATATGGATGCCATCAATCACATGAGTCTGTCGCGTAAAGAGTTGAAGCAATTTGTGGATGCAAATCGGATCGACAGCCATGTCGCGATCCCTCAAGATGGTGAAATTCTGAAATTCTAATCAATGAGCCACCTTCGCGGTGGCTTTTTGCTGTGATAAATTTTGCCTGTAGCGAAATCGCTAACTGTGATTGGATAAATTGAATGCCAGCAATTCGTGTCGTCATTTTGGCCTTTGAAGGAGTCAGCCTCTTTCAGCTTTCCATTCCTGCGATGGCCTTTGGTGTTGTCTATAAACCGTCAGACTTTCCGGCCTATGATGTTCGATACTGTGCACAAAATCCGGGGCGGCTCTGTAGTGATCAGGGCATTGTCATTGAGGTTAACCATGGCCTTGATGCCATGGATGATGCGGATGTCATTATTATTCCCGCCTGGCCCGACCCGAATACTCCAGCACCCATTGAGATTATCGATGCATTAAAAAAAGCGCATGCAAAAGGGATCTTAATTGTTGGGCTATGCCTTGGCGCCTTTGTACTCGGCGATGCCGGGCTGCTTGATGGCCGGGAGGCGACAACGCATTGGATGGCGCGTGATATTTTTGCACAGCGATTTCCACTATCACATTTTCGCCCTGATGTACTTTATGTTGATGATGGGAACATCATCACTTCTGCCGGGACTGTTGCGGCGATCGATTGCTGTTTACATTTGGTCAGACAACGACACGGTGCAGAAGTGTCGAACCGCATCGCCAGATTGCTGGTGACACCGCCACACCGGAGTGGCGGACAAGTACAGTACATCGAACGCCCTATTCCACAGTTACCTACCGGAGATCGTCTCGTCAACGTCTTGGAATGGGCTCGTCAGAATTTATCTGAAAATTTATCACTCGACTTGTTAGCGGAAGTGGCAAATATGAGTCGAAGAACGTTCACCAGACGTTTCAAGGAAACGACAGGAACAACAGTAACTCAATGGCTCAATTCAGCGCGTGTTGTGAGGGCTCAAGCGTTACTTGAAACGACCGATCTGTCGATTGAGCAGATAGCCTATGATGCGGGATTTGGTACGCCCTTATCATTTCGTCAGCAGTTTAATCATCAGCTTGGAATGCCGCCATCCGAATATCGACGTACCTTTTCTCAAAAAATTTCGTAAAGCGATAAAGCCTGTACGGCAGAAACACTGCGATGCGGGGCCCGGTACAGCTTGATGTAACCAACGGCTGCCATGAAAAACAGCCGTCAGATTTGGCGGGAAGATGAAGAGACGCGGCGCATTAAACCAGAATAATCTCGCAGCCTTTGGCGCGCAGGGCATCCAGCACTTTCGGATCGGCATTCTTTCCGGTGATGATGTAATCCATCTGTTCGGCTTTACTGAACAGCACGCCGCCGCGCTGACCAATCTTGCTGCTGTCCACTAATGCCACCAGCTTACCGACATTAGCGAGCATCTTCTGTTCCGCCATTGCCGTCAGCATATC is a window from the Tolumonas auensis DSM 9187 genome containing:
- a CDS encoding YifB family Mg chelatase-like AAA ATPase; the protein is MSLAVVYSRASLGIDAPLVSVEVHLSNGLPAFNMVGLPEASVKESRDRVRSALINGNFEFPAKRITVNLAPADLPKEGGRFDLAIALGILAASGQIPDQLLAEYEFLGELALTGDVRSVLGVLPAVLAAGRAGRTLVVPRMNGAEASLIQQYRAYLSDSLLQVCGWLAGEQALPVAESVAGEADLTPVADLQDVIGQQTGKRALEIAASGQHHLLFMGPPGTGKSMLASRLPGILPEMSDEEAQQTAALHSIGGLNPGKVNWKLRPFRSPHHSASSVALVGGGSKPRPGEISLAHNGVLFMDELTEFERRTLDSLREPLETGHITISRAARQMEFPSRFQLIAAMNPSPCGHLDDQQRASPEQVLRYLGKLSGPFLDRFDLTVEIPLLPKGSLSQKAERGESSADIRARVMATRERQFARSGKLNAMLESREIERDCALLTEDAQFLENAIHKLGLSLRAWHKLLKVSRTIADIAGEPQIQRQHLIEALGYRAMDRLFQRLKTQRF
- a CDS encoding MBL fold metallo-hydrolase, which gives rise to MQLRKMAYVFMAFATHLTAANSFAAESVKTMTGTNYSAVQLQEIRNATVKITYADTTFLIDPMLSKKGTYPGFENTYRSELRNPLVELPMSEDDVLNGVDAVIVTHTHLDHWDDAAQKLIPKNMPLFAQNQSDADIIRKQGFKNVRILDSHTVFGGVTLSKIGGQHGTDKMYATPMIAQLLGEAMGVVFQSPQHKTLYLAGDTIWRPEVDQALEQFKPEIIVLNAGYARISGFDNSIIMGKNDVLKTSKLMPKSKVVAVHMDAINHMSLSRKELKQFVDANRIDSHVAIPQDGEILKF
- a CDS encoding GlxA family transcriptional regulator — encoded protein: MPAIRVVILAFEGVSLFQLSIPAMAFGVVYKPSDFPAYDVRYCAQNPGRLCSDQGIVIEVNHGLDAMDDADVIIIPAWPDPNTPAPIEIIDALKKAHAKGILIVGLCLGAFVLGDAGLLDGREATTHWMARDIFAQRFPLSHFRPDVLYVDDGNIITSAGTVAAIDCCLHLVRQRHGAEVSNRIARLLVTPPHRSGGQVQYIERPIPQLPTGDRLVNVLEWARQNLSENLSLDLLAEVANMSRRTFTRRFKETTGTTVTQWLNSARVVRAQALLETTDLSIEQIAYDAGFGTPLSFRQQFNHQLGMPPSEYRRTFSQKIS